AAAGGTTCTATAAAAGTACATATTTAAAAAAACACTAAGCTACAGGCTCAGCATTTTTTATCTCTACGCTGGCAAATGACTCAAACTTTTTAAAATTACTAACAAATGCATTTGCTAATTCGGAAGCTTTTGCATCATAAAGATTTTTATCACTCCAGGTATTTCTGGGATTCAAAACTTCATCAGGTACATTAGGGCAACTTTGGGGTGTAGCTAATCCAAAATTTGAATGTTTTTGATATTCTACATTATCTAACTCACCTCTTAAAGCAGCCGTTATCATTGCTCTGGTGTACTTTAACTTCATTCTTTCACCAACTCCATATGGTCCACCGGTCCATCCGGTATTTATTAACCAAACATTCACATTATACTTCTCCATTTTTTCTCCTAACATCTCAGCATATTTAGTTGGATGCAGAGGTAAGAAAGGTGCTCCAAAACAAGCAGAAAATGTTAATTTAGGCTCTGTAATTCCGGCTTCTGTACCGGCTACTTTAGCAGTATATCCTGAAATAAAGTGGTACATAGCCTGTCCTTTTGTTAACTTGGAAATCGGAGGAAGAACTCCAAATGCATCGCAAGTAAGGAAAAATAAATTTTTAGGTATGGGTCCGACAGAAGGTTTTACTATATTATCTATATAATCTATAGGGTAAGCTACTCTGGTATTCTCCGTTATAGATGAATCCTCAAAATCTATAGTTCGTGTATTTTTCTTAAACACAGTATTCTCTACTAATGCTCCGAATTTAATAGCGTTAAAAATTTGAGGTTCTGTTTCTTCTGTTAAATCAATACATTTTGCATAACATCCACCTTCAAAGTTAAATATATGATCATCTTCCCAACCATGCTCATCATCTCCAATCAGTTTTCTTTCGGGATCAGCAGACAAAGTTGTTTTACCGGTTCCGCTTAAACCAAAAAATAGAGAACTGTCATTATTTTTACCAATATTTGCCGAACAATGCATTGATAAGACTTTCCTTTCTTGTGGCAGCAAGTAATTTAATACTGAAAAAATCCCTTTTTTAATTTCACCTGTATAGGCTGTTCCACCTATTAATATCATTTTTTGTGTAAAATTAATTATAGCAAAGTTTGATTGACGAGTGCCGTCAATCTCCGGATCTGCATGAAAACCGGGTGCAGCAACTACTGTCCAATCAGGCCTGCTGCCTTCAATTTCATTTAAATCAGGTCTTAAAAATAAATTATTAGCAAAAAGATTCTGCCATGGATATTCAGTAACTACCCTTAAGTTAAGTCTATGATTTTCAGATGCACATGCATAAGCATCACGAGCATAAACTGTTTTTCCTTTTAAGTAACTAAAAACTTTTTCTTTTAATAAATCGAATTTTT
Above is a genomic segment from Chitinophagaceae bacterium containing:
- the pckA gene encoding phosphoenolpyruvate carboxykinase (ATP), producing the protein MEQIGIKSPQADLSEIGLNGLGKVYWNLTPAQLVEHTLSQDQGKLSDSGALVVKTGAFTGRSPKDRFIVKDEKTTDTVYWGDINIPFTPEKFDLLKEKVFSYLKGKTVYARDAYACASENHRLNLRVVTEYPWQNLFANNLFLRPDLNEIEGSRPDWTVVAAPGFHADPEIDGTRQSNFAIINFTQKMILIGGTAYTGEIKKGIFSVLNYLLPQERKVLSMHCSANIGKNNDSSLFFGLSGTGKTTLSADPERKLIGDDEHGWEDDHIFNFEGGCYAKCIDLTEETEPQIFNAIKFGALVENTVFKKNTRTIDFEDSSITENTRVAYPIDYIDNIVKPSVGPIPKNLFFLTCDAFGVLPPISKLTKGQAMYHFISGYTAKVAGTEAGITEPKLTFSACFGAPFLPLHPTKYAEMLGEKMEKYNVNVWLINTGWTGGPYGVGERMKLKYTRAMITAALRGELDNVEYQKHSNFGLATPQSCPNVPDEVLNPRNTWSDKNLYDAKASELANAFVSNFKKFESFASVEIKNAEPVA